In Paenibacillus sonchi, the genomic stretch ATGGTTTTGGACGCTTCCTTGTCTTCAAGCTCAAATTCCGGCAAATAACGCTGCACTGGTGCATTTAGATCAATCTTTCCTTGCTCAACCAGCTGCATGATGGCCAGCGCCGTAAACGATTTAGAGCTGGAGCCCAGAATAAAGGGCGTTTGCGGTGTAACAGGCTGTCCATCCGGACCCGAATGTCCATATCCCTTGGTGTAAATGATCTGGTCTCCCTTCACAATGCCGACCGCCATGCCGGGAAAATCCAGTTTCTCCAGCATCGATTCAACAAAAGTATCAATCCGGGCCGTGTCTACAGCATGTGGAGCTGCTTCCGCATGGGCCTTTTCCGGTTGCAGCAAGGGCAGTACGCTGCCCGCGACCATCAACAGTATGATTATTAGGATTTGAATTTTAGTGCAAGTCGTTTCTTTCATTTCTCTTTACCTCTTCTCCTGATCTTGTCTCTTTTTTGGTTTGACGTATGAATCAAAGATATTCCTTCAATCTTTCAGCTGTCTTTCGTGAATCTTAAATTAATCTTACATGCACCTCTTTATGCAATTTCCGAGCCACCCGTTTGACGGGTGGCTCGGAAATTGATTGGCATGAGGTATCCTTCGATTATCTCCAGAACTTCACCAACCAATTTGTTCAAACCGGCCAACCCCTTAAATCTCAGAGCTATATAGAGTGAACTTGAAAAACTAACAAAAGGGAAAAGGGATGGAGGGGAAGTTTGGATACTTACGGAGCGAATGCGTCCGCCTTTGTCTGCGGATTTCCACCGCGAACAGCGGGATTAATCAAGAAATCTGCAGATGGGCAGCGGCCGGAAGTCCAAACATTCTCCGTAGTCCCGACGAAGTCCCTAATGTAAAGATCTTAAGTTCACTCTATATAGGTGGAAAAAGGGAGCTTAATTTGTGCGGTTTTGAGGTTTTTGGGCATTTAGGTGGAAAAAGTATGCTTAATTTGCTCTACTTACTCAATTTTTTGTTTTGGGGCTTGGATTAAGTCTACTTTTTCCCACATACGATGATCTGGAAGCTGAATCTCACGAATTAGTGATCCTTTTTCCACTTAGGAAGATGCGTGGGTCAGGGACCAGAACCGCTGCGGGAGGGTCAAGGGGAGTAAGGTCAAGGGAGTATGGCCAAGGGAGTAAGTCAAAAGGCAAGGGGAGGCTGCACAGCCCTCCCCTTGCCCCTTACTCTCCCGCCTGATTTTCTATATCATTTGAACTTAAAATCCAAGCTGAAAAGGTGGGAGTGGTGGAGGGGAAGTTTGGAACTGGAGGAGCGAATGCGTCCGCCTTTATGTTTGGATTTCTACCACGAGTAGTGGTTCCAAATCCAAGAAATCCAAACATAACAGCGGCCGGAAGTCCAAACATTCCCCGGAGTCACGGAATTCACCGACCCAGCCGCACCTTTTTTCAAATCCTATAGCCGAAAAATCAGCCCCCAAATACGAAATCTCAGACCTTACACCCCCGACTGAAAGCCTATACAATAAGCACATAGAGCTGTAAGCGCTTCAAAGTAAAAACAGAGATGGATTTTGGAGGCCATATGATGGAGAACAAAAGCAGCACAGAAGCAAATCCGGCGATGAAACCGCTTCTTTCGCCAAAAATCGAAACCGGTTCAGGTCCAAAAAGCCCGCTGTGGAGGCGGCTTCTGGCCCAGCGGCATCTACAGACGATGGCCCTGCTCGGCGTGGTCTGGATGATCATTTTCAACTATATTCCGATGTATGGGCTGATTATTTCTTTCAAAGAGTACAACATCGTAAGATCCATTGCCGAAGCACCGTGGGTGGGGCTGGAGCATTTCAGGGAGTTCCTGGATGACGAGGATTTGGTCAATGTTATCAAGAATACGTTGGGCATCAGCTTAATCAAGCTGTTGATCGGATTTCCGCTGCCGATTATTTTCGCCCTTTTTCTGAACGAGATCCGTTCCTTAAGGTACAAGAAAGCGATCCAGACGATCTCATATCTGCCGCATTTCCTCTCGTGGGTAGTGCTGGGCGGAATTCTCGCCACCTGGCTGGCGGATGTGGGGATTGTGAACAATATTCTGCTGTCGCTCCACCTGATCGATCAGCCGATTACGTATCTCGCCGAGCCCAGCTATTTCTGGACGATCATTATATCCTCCGATATCTGGAAGGAGCTTGGCTGGTCTGCAATTATCTACCTGGCAGCGATCTCCGGGGTTTCCCCGAAATGTATGAAGCCGCGACCATCGACGGAGCCGGACGTTTTCAGAAAATGTGGTTTGTCACCCTGCCGGCGATTAAATCGACAATCAGCATCCTGTTCATTCTGGCAGTCAGCGGTGTGCTGAACTCCAACTTTGACCAGATTCTGGTCCTGCGCAACTCTCTTAACGACAGCGCCAGCAACGTAATCGACTACTATATCTACTATACAGGGATTGTCTCGAACCGCTTCTCCTACTCTGCGGCGGTCACTCTGATCAAGGCGGTCATTGCACTGATTCTGCTGCTGATTGCCAATCAGGTATCCAAAAAAATCAACGACACGTCGCTGTTCTAGACAAGGAGGACTTAACATGTTTGCTCTCAAACGCAAGACGAAGGGCGAGGCCCTGTTCGATATCGCCAATAATCTGATTATGCTGTGTGTCTGTTTCCTGACGCTCTACCCGATCTGGTACGTGCTGGTCAATGCCTTCAATGACGGAAATGACGCCATGCAGGGCGGGATATACTGGTGGCCGCGCGTGTTCAGCCTGAAGAATTTCGATGCGGTGTTCGCAAGCCCCGGCATCATGCAGGCCATGGGAGTTACCGTAGCCAAGACGGTACTGGGGGTATTCGTGCATGTGTTCTTCACGGCGATGGTGGCTTATGCGCTCTCACGCAAAGGGCTGATCGGCGGCAAGTTTTATATCCTGCTTGGCACGATTACCTTATTCTTCAACGGTGGACTGATCCCGACCTTTCTGCTGAACAGGGACCTGCATCTGCTGGATAACTTCCTGGTCTATATCATTCCGGTAATGTTCAGCTTCTTCGATCTCATTATCTTCATGACCTTCTTCCGGGAGATTCCCGAGGGGCTGGAGGAGGCCGCGCGGATTGACGGAGCCAATGACTGGTCCATCTTCCTCCGGGTTGTGCTTCCGGTATCCATGCCGGTTATTGCTACCATTGCCCTCTTTCATGGGGTGTATCAGTGGAATGATTATTTTGCCGGCATTATCTACGTCAACAATCCGGATCTGCAGCCGATTCAGACCTATCTGTTCCGGGTGGTGGCCCAGTCCAGCTCCAACCAGATGATGGTGGCCGTCCAGGGCAGCAGTCTTACCAAAAGCGTGACCTCGCAGTCCATCAAACTGGCGACGATGGTAGTCACCACGCTCCCGATTGTGTTCGTTTATCCGTTCCTGCAGCGCTATTTCGTGAAAGGCATGATGATAGGCTCAATCAAGGGCTGAGGTTTGGCCTTGGAGCCAAACGAAGGTACAACCAGGTAACTCCTCCGGCGCCCGGACACATGCGGGTGACGGAGTTGAGCTTATAATTTACTACAATCTTAGAAAAGGGGTAAATAAGCATGGGCATGAAACGCAAGCCAAAAGCAATGGTGCTGCTGCTCTTGGGGCTGATGCTGGCATTCTCGGCAACGGGCTGTTCAAGCGGCAATAATGCCGGAAACAATGGCAAGGATAACACGGGAGGCGCAACCAATGCGGCTGAGGCTACCAAAGCACCGGCAGAACCGGCTGCGTCAGCAGTCTCGGCGGATGAGCCGGGCTGGAAAAGCGACACCTCACCGATTACGTTCGACTGGTATCTGAACTTCGCCTGGTTTCCGAATAAATGGGGTGTAGATCCTACCTCCCAATATATAACGAAAAAGACCGGTGTGAATCTCAACTTCATCGTTCCCGCAGGGAATGAGAATGAGAAGCTCAACACGCTGATTGCTTCCGGCAAGCTGCCTGACTTCATTACGCTGGGCTTCTGGGAAGACGCGATCAAGAAGATGATCGAAGGCGAGCTGGTCCTGCCGCTGAACAAGCTGGCTGAAGAATATGATCCTTACTTCTTCAAGGTGTCGGATGCCGACAAGCTGGGCTGGTATACGCAGCCGGACGGCAATGTATACGGTTACCCGAACTCCTCCTCCTCACCGGCCGATTATAAAAAATACGGCGATAACTATGTCTCCAACCAGACCTTTGTGGTCCGCAAGGATATTTACGAAGCGATTGGAAGTCCAGATATGCGCACACCAGAGGGTTTCCTGAACGCGCTGAAAATGGCGAAAGAGAAATACCCTGAGATCAACGGCCAGCCGATTATTCCGCTCGGTCTGCATGAGTTCACTGAGAACGGCAACGACTCGCTGGAAGGCTATATTCAGAACTTCCTGAACATTCCTTGGGAAAAGGACGGCAAAGTGTATGACCGCGAAACCGATCCTGAATATGTACGCTGGATGAAAACGCTCCGCCAGGCCAACCAGGACGGACTGCTGGCCAAGGATATCTTTATCGACAAACGTGCCCAAATGGAAGAAAAGATTGCGCAAGGCCGTTATTTCGCCATGCTCTATCAACGGACGGACTTTGCTTCCCAGCTCGGTACTATTTTCCAAAAGAATCCTGAACAAACCTATATCGCTATAGACGGACCTGCGAATACCAAGCTGGACCCTCCGGCGCTGAACGGCCCGAGCATCGCCGGCTGGACTGTAACCCTGATCTCCAAGGATGTTAAGGACAAAGCCCGTGCCATTAAATTCCTCAGCTACCTGAACAGTGAAGAAGGCAATAAGGATCTTTACCTGGGCGAAAAAGGGGTCAGCTATGATACAATTGATGGCAAAGACCAGTTTCTTCCGGAAGCCTTTGATCTGATGAACAAGGACCGCTCGGCATTTGACAAGAAATACGGTTCGTCCTTCACGTTCTGGATGCTGCAAAATACGAATATCACCGACCAATGGGCGCCGAAGTCTGTTGAGCCGTTCAAACA encodes the following:
- a CDS encoding carbohydrate ABC transporter permease, with the translated sequence MFALKRKTKGEALFDIANNLIMLCVCFLTLYPIWYVLVNAFNDGNDAMQGGIYWWPRVFSLKNFDAVFASPGIMQAMGVTVAKTVLGVFVHVFFTAMVAYALSRKGLIGGKFYILLGTITLFFNGGLIPTFLLNRDLHLLDNFLVYIIPVMFSFFDLIIFMTFFREIPEGLEEAARIDGANDWSIFLRVVLPVSMPVIATIALFHGVYQWNDYFAGIIYVNNPDLQPIQTYLFRVVAQSSSNQMMVAVQGSSLTKSVTSQSIKLATMVVTTLPIVFVYPFLQRYFVKGMMIGSIKG
- a CDS encoding extracellular solute-binding protein, whose amino-acid sequence is MGMKRKPKAMVLLLLGLMLAFSATGCSSGNNAGNNGKDNTGGATNAAEATKAPAEPAASAVSADEPGWKSDTSPITFDWYLNFAWFPNKWGVDPTSQYITKKTGVNLNFIVPAGNENEKLNTLIASGKLPDFITLGFWEDAIKKMIEGELVLPLNKLAEEYDPYFFKVSDADKLGWYTQPDGNVYGYPNSSSSPADYKKYGDNYVSNQTFVVRKDIYEAIGSPDMRTPEGFLNALKMAKEKYPEINGQPIIPLGLHEFTENGNDSLEGYIQNFLNIPWEKDGKVYDRETDPEYVRWMKTLRQANQDGLLAKDIFIDKRAQMEEKIAQGRYFAMLYQRTDFASQLGTIFQKNPEQTYIAIDGPANTKLDPPALNGPSIAGWTVTLISKDVKDKARAIKFLSYLNSEEGNKDLYLGEKGVSYDTIDGKDQFLPEAFDLMNKDRSAFDKKYGSSFTFWMLQNTNITDQWAPKSVEPFKQLEDWTRGKTKNTSEFQQIDPTGNSPEGIIATKLKNLRGKTLPKLLMASSDAEFDKLWSDYLAKKEKEGQATFDAYRQTKYEENKKKLGM